Proteins encoded in a region of the Sugiyamaella lignohabitans strain CBS 10342 chromosome B, complete sequence genome:
- the UTP4 gene encoding Utp4p (Subunit of U3-containing 90S preribosome and SSU processome complexes; involved in production of 18S rRNA and assembly of small ribosomal subunit; member of t-Utp subcomplex involved with transcription of 35S rRNA transcript; Small Subunit processome is also known as SSU processome; GO_component: GO:0030686 - 90S preribosome [Evidence IDA] [PMID 12150911]; GO_component: GO:0005730 - nucleolus [Evidence IEA]; GO_component: GO:0005730 - nucleolus [Evidence IDA] [PMID 12068309]; GO_component: GO:0005634 - nucleus [Evidence IEA]; GO_component: GO:0030529 - ribonucleoprotein complex [Evidence IEA]; GO_component: GO:0032040 - small-subunit processome [Evidence IDA] [PMID 12068309]; GO_component: GO:0034455 - t-UTP complex [Evidence IDA] [PMID 17515605]; GO_function: GO:0003674 - molecular_function [Evidence ND]; GO_process: GO:0000462 - maturation of SSU-rRNA from tricistronic rRNA transcript (SSU-rRNA, 5.8S rRNA, LSU-rRNA) [Evidence IMP] [PMID 12068309]; GO_process: GO:0045943 - positive regulation of transcription from RNA polymerase I promoter [Evidence IMP] [PMID 15489292]; GO_process: GO:0006364 - rRNA processing [Evidence IEA]; GO_process: GO:0042254 - ribosome biogenesis [Evidence IEA]; GO_process: GO:0006351 - transcription, DNA-templated [Evidence IEA]), translating to MNIHRCRFVDYTPHTITALSFNLPSVASNIQPPSTLRLAVGRSNGDIEIWNPRWSWVHEITLKGGQGRSIEGLVWSKGGNRLFSIGGSTSITEWDLNTGLPVLSHDCNAGVVWSLAISPDGEQLAAGCDNGTVVLLDLSSGIKGQIDHLKILQRSNNRIMSLAWKGANQVVGGCSDGRIRVWSTESSNNGRILATMKVDKSRLDESTLVWSVLVLPNKQIVSGDSTGSIKFWDAQNFSLLQSFKSHEADILCLASNYKGNTIFSAGVDRKIVSYKIVNSKLKRWASVSNRLLHAHDIRAMTTFEAKGTSFLISGGVERTLVINSVTNFMDGMFRKIPITRHRPCVQAISEPRLLMLWNDQSVKIWKVDEYIEPDAESLQSEEKGKRLVAKITLNCEENVTSAALSENGSLLAVSTLAETKLFELTPSENGSRLLVQKSNEANALSSLGASIIRFSQDSSKLIAVTPESDIVVYNVANDELIEESSVNDSDDEDDEQNFHAASSRNIFRLSVSNCGKYVATARPNGQINLFEITKTQVRPLGLLTKLNSAPTALKFTLKNTLIIATAEIKVLEFDINTKSLTPWSRRNSDLLPRDLINLVDKCCGIFFEPCSPNRVWLWGANWLAFLDLAQNMPFQRVAKRKIDRLGVDEEEDRATTQEIRKSLPLNGHDVNGTADNASTSVPFWMTLKYRPMLLADTLGAGELVVIERPPFDVPLPPAFWSNHKIKV from the coding sequence ATGAATATTCATCGGTGTCGTTTTGTCGACTACACTCCTCATACCATTACGGCGTTATCGTTTAACCTGCCCAGTGTAGCATCTAACATACAACCTCCATCTACACTTCGTTTGGCAGTTGGTAGATCAAATGGTGATATCGAGATTTGGAATCCTAGATGGTCTTGGGTCCATGAAATCACTTTAAAAGGTGGCCAAGGACGGTCTATTGAAGGTCTAGTCTGGTCAAAGGGTGGCAACCGTTTGTTCTCCATTGGTGGATCCACAAGTATTACTGAATGGGACCTTAATACAGGTTTACCAGTCTTGAGCCACGATTGTAATGCCGGCGTTGTGTGGTCATTAGCAATCTCCCCGGATGGTGAACAATTAGCTGCTGGTTGCGACAATGGTACAGTTGTATTGTTAGATTTGTCAAGTGGCATTAAGGGACAGATCGACCATTTAAAAATTCTCCAGAGAAGCAATAATAGAATTATGAGTTTGGCTTGGAAAGGTGCGAACCAGGTTGTTGGAGGTTGTTCTGACGGTAGAATCAGAGTATGGAGTACCGAATCTAGCAATAACGGTAGAATACTGGCCACAATGAAAGTAGATAAGTCGAGACTTGACGAATCCACTTTAGTATGGTCTGTACTTGTGTTACCTAACAAGCAGATTGTTAGTGGTGACTCGACTGGTAGCATCAAGTTCTGGGACGCACAAAACTTCTCTTTATTACAAAGTTTTAAATCACACGAAGCGGATATCTTGTGTCTCGCAAGTAATTATAAGGGCAATACGATATTTTCGGCCGGCGTTGATAGAAAGATTGTCAGCTACAAAATTGTCAATTCTAAACTGAAGAGATGGGCTTCTGTCAGCAACCGTTTATTGCATGCACATGATATTAGAGCCATGACTACATTTGAAGCGAAAGGCACCAGTTTTCTtatttctggtggtgttgaAAGGACTCTGGTGATAAATTCTGTCACCAACTTCATGGATGGAATGTTCAGAAAAATCCCAATTACTCGCCACAGACCTTGTGTGCAGGCGATCTCAGAACCAAGATTATTGATGTTATGGAACGATCAATCTGTAAAGATCTGGAAGGTTGATGAGTATATTGAGCCCGATGCAGAAAGCCTGCAGAGCGAAGAGAAAGGAAAGCGACTAGTGGCCAAGATCACTCTCAACTGTGAAGAAAATGTCACGTCGGCAGCTTTGTCTGAAAACGGATCTCTTTTGGCGGTGTCGACTTTGGCAGAAACTAAATTATTCGAGCTGACTCCATCTGAGAATGGTAGTCGCTTATTGGTACAAAAGTCAAATGAAGCAAATGCTCTTAGTTCACTGGGTGCTAGCATTATACGATTCAGCCAAGATTCATCCAAATTAATTGCTGTGACCCCCGAATCGGATATTGTCGTTTATAATGTTGCAAATGATGAGTTGATTGAAGAATCAAGCGTAAACGACtcagatgacgaggatgatgaaCAAAACTTCCATGCCGCTTCCAGTAGAAACATCTTCCGCTTAAGCGTATCGAACTGTGGCAAATATGTTGCCACTGCCAGACCCAACGGACAAATCAATCTGTTTGAAATTACGAAAACTCAAGTCCGACCCCTTGGACTACTTACAAAGCTTAACAGTGCACCCACTGCGCTGAAATTCACACTTAAAAATACTTTGATTATCGCTACAGCTGAAATCAAGGTTCTCGAATTTGACATTAACACAAAATCTTTAACCCCTTGGTCAAGAAGAAATTCCGATTTACTACCTAGAGATCTTATTAACCTAGTAGATAAATGTTGTGGCATCTTTTTTGAACCATGTTCACCCAATCGTGTATGGTTGTGGGGTGCCAACTGGCTTGCATTCCTTGATCTCGCTCAGAATATGCCATTTCAACGAGTGGCAAAACGTAAAATTGATAGATTAGgagttgatgaagaagaagatagaGCCACGACTCAAGAAATCCGCAAATCTCTCCCTTTAAACGGTCACGATGTCAATGGTACTGCCGACAATGCCTCGACTTCTGTACCCTTTTGGATGACTCTAAAATATAGACCCATGCTTTTGGCAGACACACTCGGTGCTGGCGAACTAGTTGTTATTGAGAGACCCCCATTCGACgttcctcttcctcctgCTTTCTGGTCAAACCACAAGATCAAAGtgtaa